Proteins found in one Polyangia bacterium genomic segment:
- a CDS encoding multiheme c-type cytochrome, translating to MGSRFLTMRALAAGVVSVTLTTMSGCDSKPKPTLTRAEMLDPAACKDCHPKQYTEWSGSMHAYASEDPVFLAMNARGQRETQGALGTFCVKCHAPMAVEEGSTADGLNLGTLGAPLKNVTCYFCHAAHAVDPSMPDNNPLILTQDNNLFGPFADAVAETPHQATYSTLFDSARLESAAACGTCHDIVNQHGAAIERTYKEWQGTLFADPKTAGLTCASNCHMALSDSGQAPASTISPERKRDLHDHSFPGVDVALTAFPEADTQKQGIQALLDATMHTTLCLDATTRKIWVILDNAGAGHGFPSGATQDRRAWVEVTATLAGQVIYQSGVPPAGQTIETAPDPDLWLIRDCIFGDDGKAVNMFWQAASYRTNQLPGSVMPVVTDPTSFNKTHIKRIYPGGTTTLSALPDRISIKVHIQPIGDDVLQDLIASGDLDATVAAQIPSFTLGNGGTLEWTSQANMLLPGMGDLGTCVQTGTGTLRADTTHVDTSTAACTQ from the coding sequence ATGGGTTCACGGTTTTTGACGATGCGCGCGCTGGCCGCCGGAGTGGTTTCGGTCACGCTGACGACGATGTCGGGTTGCGATTCGAAGCCGAAGCCGACGCTGACGCGCGCCGAAATGCTGGATCCCGCCGCGTGCAAGGACTGCCATCCCAAGCAGTACACCGAATGGTCGGGCAGCATGCACGCCTACGCATCGGAAGATCCGGTCTTCCTGGCCATGAACGCCCGCGGCCAACGCGAGACCCAGGGCGCGCTGGGAACCTTCTGCGTGAAGTGCCATGCGCCCATGGCGGTCGAAGAGGGAAGCACCGCCGATGGTCTCAACCTGGGTACCCTCGGCGCGCCGTTGAAAAACGTGACCTGTTATTTCTGCCACGCTGCCCACGCTGTCGATCCGTCGATGCCCGACAACAACCCGCTGATCCTGACCCAGGACAACAACCTGTTCGGGCCGTTCGCCGACGCCGTCGCCGAGACGCCGCACCAGGCGACCTATTCAACGCTGTTCGATTCGGCGCGCCTGGAATCGGCGGCGGCCTGCGGGACCTGTCACGACATCGTCAACCAGCATGGCGCGGCTATCGAACGCACGTACAAGGAATGGCAAGGCACGCTGTTTGCCGATCCGAAGACCGCCGGGTTGACCTGCGCTTCCAATTGCCACATGGCCTTGTCGGACAGTGGACAGGCGCCCGCGTCGACGATCTCCCCAGAGCGCAAACGCGATCTGCACGACCACAGCTTCCCCGGCGTCGACGTGGCGCTGACCGCCTTCCCCGAGGCCGACACGCAAAAACAGGGGATCCAAGCTCTGCTCGACGCCACCATGCACACCACGCTGTGCCTGGACGCCACCACCCGCAAGATCTGGGTCATCCTGGACAACGCCGGCGCCGGACACGGCTTTCCCAGCGGCGCCACGCAGGATCGTCGCGCCTGGGTCGAGGTCACCGCCACCCTGGCCGGCCAGGTCATCTATCAAAGCGGCGTTCCGCCCGCCGGCCAGACTATCGAGACCGCGCCCGATCCCGACCTGTGGCTGATCCGCGACTGTATTTTTGGCGACGACGGCAAAGCGGTGAACATGTTCTGGCAGGCGGCCAGCTATCGCACCAACCAGTTGCCGGGTTCGGTCATGCCGGTGGTCACTGACCCGACGTCGTTCAACAAGACGCACATCAAACGCATCTATCCCGGGGGCACCACGACGCTGAGCGCGCTGCCCGATCGCATCTCGATCAAGGTTCACATCCAACCGATCGGCGACGATGTGCTGCAAGACTTGATCGCTTCCGGCGATCTGGACGCGACGGTCGCCGCGCAGATACCCAGCTTCACCCTGGGCAACGGCGGCACGCTGGAATGGACCTCGCAGGCCAATATGTTGTTGCCCGGGATGGGCGATCTCGGGACCTGCGTGCAAACCGGCACCGGAACCCTGCGCGCCGATACGACCCACGTCGACACCAGCACAGCCGCTTGCACGCAGTAG
- the gloA gene encoding lactoylglutathione lyase, which translates to MRILHTMIRVGDLARSLDFYTRALGMTLLRQRDYPDGKFTLAFIGYGPEDTHPAIELTYNYGVETYEIGTGFGHVAIGVPDVAAACDRIRQAGGRITREAGPMKHGTTVIAFAQDPDGYKVELIQRV; encoded by the coding sequence ATGCGCATCCTGCACACGATGATTCGGGTCGGCGATCTGGCGCGTTCCCTGGATTTTTACACCCGCGCTCTGGGCATGACGTTGCTGCGCCAGCGCGATTACCCCGACGGAAAATTCACCCTGGCCTTCATCGGCTACGGCCCGGAGGACACGCACCCGGCCATCGAGCTGACCTACAACTACGGCGTCGAGACGTACGAGATCGGCACCGGCTTCGGCCACGTCGCCATCGGCGTTCCCGACGTGGCCGCCGCCTGCGATCGCATCCGCCAGGCCGGCGGGCGCATCACGCGCGAGGCCGGCCCGATGAAGCACGGCACGACGGTGATCGCCTTCGCGCAAGATCCCGACGGCTACAAGGTCGAGCTCATCCAGCGCGTCTGA
- a CDS encoding FAD-binding oxidoreductase, which yields MPRPPDAATLDRLKQIVGPAGFSVDADELAPHLVEWRNLYRGQTPLLLKPSSTEQVAAVVRACADAEVGIVPQGGNTGLVGGQIPRAAGDEILLSLQRLNRVRAVDPVDNALTVEAGCTLAAVQQAAAGVDRLFPLSLASEGTCQIGGNLSTNAGGIHVLRYGNSRDLVLGLEVVTADGQIWDGLRALRKDNTGYELKQLFLGAEGTLGIITAAVLKLFPRHRQVQTAFCAVPTIEAAVALLSHVRQTCDDGVLAFELLPRRALEFVTRHLPGATDPLPTPSPWYVLFDVTVGRAMLERSLAEAAERNLIADAAVAEHATQATNLWRLREGISESQKPEGASIKHDISVPVSRIPVFVHQAIAAVERLVPDIRPVPFGHVGDGNLHFNLSQPVGADGQAFLARSEELHHAVHEIVAALGGSISAEHGIGVAKRQEIRRYKSPLEIALMQRIKNALDPKGIMNPGKGVA from the coding sequence ATGCCCCGCCCTCCTGACGCCGCCACGCTGGACCGGTTGAAACAGATCGTCGGCCCGGCTGGTTTCTCCGTCGACGCCGACGAGCTCGCGCCGCACCTGGTTGAATGGCGCAACCTTTATCGCGGCCAGACGCCGCTTTTGCTGAAGCCATCGTCGACGGAACAAGTGGCCGCCGTGGTGCGCGCCTGCGCCGACGCCGAGGTGGGGATCGTCCCGCAAGGCGGCAACACGGGCCTGGTGGGCGGACAGATTCCGCGCGCCGCCGGCGACGAGATCCTGCTCAGTTTGCAACGCCTGAACCGCGTGCGCGCCGTCGATCCCGTCGACAACGCGCTGACCGTCGAGGCCGGCTGCACGCTGGCCGCCGTGCAACAGGCGGCGGCGGGCGTCGACCGTCTGTTCCCGCTCAGTCTGGCGTCCGAAGGGACCTGCCAGATCGGCGGCAACCTGTCGACCAACGCCGGCGGCATCCACGTCCTGCGCTATGGCAATAGCCGCGACCTGGTGCTGGGCCTGGAGGTCGTCACCGCCGACGGTCAGATCTGGGACGGCCTGCGCGCCCTGCGCAAGGACAACACCGGTTATGAATTGAAGCAGCTTTTCCTGGGCGCCGAAGGAACGCTGGGGATCATCACAGCCGCGGTCTTGAAGCTGTTCCCGCGCCACCGCCAGGTGCAGACCGCCTTTTGCGCCGTGCCCACCATCGAAGCGGCAGTGGCGCTGCTGTCACACGTGCGGCAGACCTGCGACGACGGCGTGCTGGCTTTCGAGCTTTTGCCCCGGCGCGCGCTGGAGTTCGTCACCCGCCACCTCCCCGGGGCCACCGATCCGCTGCCGACCCCGTCGCCCTGGTACGTGCTGTTCGACGTGACCGTCGGGCGCGCGATGCTGGAGCGCAGCCTGGCCGAGGCGGCGGAGAGAAATCTGATCGCCGACGCCGCCGTCGCCGAACACGCCACCCAGGCGACGAACCTGTGGCGCCTGCGCGAAGGGATCTCCGAGTCGCAAAAGCCGGAAGGGGCCAGCATCAAGCACGACATCTCGGTGCCGGTGTCGCGCATCCCGGTCTTCGTTCATCAGGCGATCGCCGCCGTCGAGCGGCTGGTGCCGGACATCCGCCCGGTGCCGTTCGGGCACGTGGGCGACGGCAACTTGCACTTCAACCTCAGCCAGCCGGTGGGCGCCGACGGCCAGGCGTTCCTGGCCCGGTCCGAGGAGCTCCACCACGCCGTGCACGAGATCGTTGCTGCCCTGGGCGGATCGATCAGCGCCGAGCACGGCATCGGCGTGGCCAAGCGTCAGGAGATCCGGCGCTACAAAAGTCCGCTCGAGATCGCCCTCATGCAACGGATCAAGAACGCCCTGGATCCCAAGGGGATCATGAACCCAGGCAAAGGCGTGGCGTAA